The following coding sequences lie in one Metallumcola ferriviriculae genomic window:
- a CDS encoding nitrilase-related carbon-nitrogen hydrolase, producing the protein MFQIAGIQMTPIMNDVDANLKRGIQSIRQAGQEADLIVLPELWTTGYYLSKEAFNLLAEERDGKTVSTMQAEAHRTESSIICPFVEKNDKDDIFIAAAIIDSDGELRAVARKSLLWGREQNIFQKGEIRYPIFDTKIGKVGVLICYEMEFPETSRLLALQGAEIIVCPSVWSVAASRRWDIQLPARALDNTVYVFGVNTVGNNSCGKSKLVSPLGDTLAEASEHREEILIRAVDKEALYWAREEVSYLNDYRTKLTPGGTTVPIPTPTY; encoded by the coding sequence ATGTTCCAAATTGCAGGTATCCAAATGACACCAATAATGAATGATGTAGATGCTAATCTCAAACGCGGCATTCAATCCATCCGTCAGGCAGGCCAGGAAGCCGACCTGATAGTACTCCCTGAACTCTGGACCACCGGCTATTATTTGTCTAAAGAGGCGTTTAACCTACTTGCCGAAGAAAGGGACGGAAAGACCGTCTCCACCATGCAGGCTGAGGCACACAGAACTGAATCATCTATAATCTGCCCTTTCGTAGAAAAAAATGATAAAGATGACATCTTTATTGCCGCTGCGATAATTGACAGCGACGGTGAATTGCGGGCAGTTGCAAGAAAAAGCTTACTCTGGGGTAGGGAACAAAACATATTTCAAAAAGGAGAAATACGCTACCCGATTTTTGATACGAAAATCGGCAAAGTCGGAGTATTGATTTGCTACGAGATGGAATTTCCTGAAACCAGCCGGCTTTTGGCACTTCAGGGTGCGGAAATTATTGTCTGTCCATCTGTTTGGAGCGTTGCCGCGTCCCGCCGTTGGGACATTCAGCTTCCTGCCCGGGCATTGGACAATACAGTTTATGTCTTCGGGGTAAATACCGTAGGTAATAATAGCTGCGGCAAAAGCAAGCTAGTGAGCCCATTAGGAGATACCCTGGCTGAAGCATCAGAGCATCGGGAAGAAATCCTAATTCGTGCGGTTGATAAAGAGGCGCTTTATTGGGCAAGAGAAGAAGTATCTTATCTAAATGACTATCGGACCAAGCTGACACCAGGTGGTACCACGGTGCCTATCCCCACACCCACTTATTAA